The sequence TCTCAATGGGGAATCCGGGTTATTCTTCACTTGACTATGACTATCAGCAGCGGATGAACAATAACACCAAATTTGACTCGAATGGCCAAGCCAGGCAGAtctccccttctttcttcagAAGGGACAGGAGCCCACTAAGACGCTCGCCCACGAGAGCAGGTTACTCGCTTCCCATGACCGGCCAGCAAGCTTCCTACAGAGACCAGCCTGCAGCATCACTTGGGATGGCCTACAGGCCTCAACCTACCACTGGGCAGGCGGCCATGTACCGAGCCCAGCCCTCGACCATGCTGGCAAATGCATACAGAGCCCAGTCCTCTGTTGCCATGGGACCCTCCAATACtcaggcggcggcagcggcggcagccTATAACACTCAAACCTACGGAACCCAGGCCACTGCTTCCCAAGTTGCCACTTACGAAGCCCAGCCCTCCACAACGtatgccgccgccgctgctgcttaTGGGGCCCAAACCGCTGCCTCCTACGCTGCCTCCTACGGGGCCCAAGCAACTGCTCTCTCCGCCTCTTACGGAGCCCAGCCGGCAGCCAACCAGTCAGCCTTGTACGCAGCTCACACTCTATCAGCCCAGCCTGCGTCCTATGGAGTCCAGCCTGCTGTGGGCCATGCTGCTTCCTATGGGGCTCAGGCTTCGTCTGCGATACAATCTGCTTATGGGACCCAGTCTGCAGCCAACCTGGCAGCTGCTTACGGCATGCAGGATGCTGCTGCGGCGGTGGCGGCTGCTTACAAAACGCAGCTTTCTGCTTCGTTGCCCACGGCCTACAGAGCCCCAGCAGAAGCAGCCTACGCAGTCCAGCAGTCTGCTTCGGCCCCCGTAGCAGCAGGGTATAGGTCTCAGGCTGCAGCCTACAATGGGTTGGCCCAGACCGGGCAGCAGGCAGCTTCCTATGCGGGAATGTCCCAGGCAGAAAGTGCCGTTCTCCACCCACTCTATGAACGCACACGCCTCTCCCCACCACGCGGAAGCCGTGAGGATCTCTACAGAAAAGCGGCTGCCATGAACAAGAGGTATGCAGCTTTGATCATGCTTTGGCGGCAACCCTGCATTCTGTCCGAGGAGCTCTCTGTATTTCCAGAGGGACTCAAAACGAAGCTCCATTCTGCAGTTCCTAGCAGGTGGTGGCAGGTTTCTTTCAAATCCTTGAATTTGGGGTGTGCCTGAAAAGAGGAAGGGGTTGGGGATGGGGCTCACTAACCCCCCTTGCTTCATTAATTCTGCCTTTAGATTCTCcttgcccccctccccacctttgaCTGATCCGTCAGCCCTTTTCTATGCTTTTTCTATTTAAGGGAAAAGGGAGCAAAAGATAATTACACTCCTAATTTACCTCTCTCCCAATCTGcattattataaatacatgcctgtaAGAAGAAGAGACATCCTAAGAACCAAAAATACCTGGACAATTTGGTGGAAGGTGCATGAGCTCTGCTTTCTGAACCTGCCCTATCATATGAAAGTGAAGCTAGGCTTTTTAAGGCTCCTTAACTCGGCTTGAGCATAAAGGTACTTAGGGATCTGTTTGGTTCTTACCAGATCCAAAGTCTTTTAAAGGTTTCTAGGTTCCAGTCAGCTTGGAAAAAAACATGCTCTACTCACTCTGCCCTCTGTTTTGAGCCACATTTCAGCATCCAATTTTTTTAAGTGGTTATGTAATTGGATAAAATTTAAGTCCAAGGTACAGATGTGGAACGTGAGACACCGTAACTGAATCCTGAGCAAACTTTAAACATTTTCCTGGCCAGATTATTAACAGGGAACTTTTCCTACCAGTACTGGGAGTTAGAAAGGCTAGTACCTTAATCCTTCAATAATCTTCCTAGAATTTAATTTCTGGACTGTAGTCAAGTCTGGAAGAGCTTAAGTGCTTTTCTTAAGCAGGAATTTATAATTTAACTGAGCCACTA comes from Ahaetulla prasina isolate Xishuangbanna chromosome 17, ASM2864084v1, whole genome shotgun sequence and encodes:
- the LOC131186319 gene encoding RNA-binding protein 14-like; its protein translation is MQAGVKVFVGNVPEEASQVELRDLFEAAVPGEVLKVALMKQFAFVHLRDEAAAERAIQKLNGHLLHCHRVVVELSRPRPTHTVKIFVGNVSAACTSGELRVLFQEFGPVVECDIVKDYAFVHMEKDEDAKTAIEHLNGREIKGKRINVELSNKTHKRGIAGYIGQFGGDEKNKIPTLENLQTRNDGMRSSNLAFSMGNPGYSSLDYDYQQRMNNNTKFDSNGQARQISPSFFRRDRSPLRRSPTRAGYSLPMTGQQASYRDQPAASLGMAYRPQPTTGQAAMYRAQPSTMLANAYRAQSSVAMGPSNTQAAAAAAAYNTQTYGTQATASQVATYEAQPSTTYAAAAAAYGAQTAASYAASYGAQATALSASYGAQPAANQSALYAAHTLSAQPASYGVQPAVGHAASYGAQASSAIQSAYGTQSAANLAAAYGMQDAAAAVAAAYKTQLSASLPTAYRAPAEAAYAVQQSASAPVAAGYRSQAAAYNGLAQTGQQAASYAGMSQAESAVLHPLYERTRLSPPRGSREDLYRKAAAMNKRYSSDLSDDRRLSDFSDFRRLSDSPHAYRHSPTKAQLDYRRLPEMQSDARYAGAYSDYLRNAQLQLHASYQRRL